GGCCGTCTTAAATCCAAGGTTGCACACCTTCGGGATGAAGTGCAAAAAAGAGCTTCTTCAAAATCCGGCGGGGAGGGTTTTTCAGTCAAGAAATCAGGCGATGCATCAGTTGTGCTTGTAGGATTCCCATCAGTAGGAAAAAGTACGCTCCTTAACAGTCTTACAGGAACGGAATCTACGGTTGCAGCTTATGAATTTACTACTCTTGATGTAGTACCGGGGGCAATGGAACATAAAGGTGCAACGATCCAGGTACTTGATGTCCCCGGACTTGTAAGAGGTGCAGCCTCAGGCCGCGGACGCGGCAAGGAAGTCATTGCCGTAATAAGGAACGCCGACCTTGCGGTGATATTGCTGGATGTTTTCCAGCTTGTGCATTATGATGTACTTTTACAGGAATTATATGAGGCAGGGATTCGCGTTAATTCGAGACCTCCTGATATAACGATAAAGAAAAAAGCAAGAGGTGGCGTGACTATCAGTTCCACAGTTGACCTTGACCTTGATGAAGATACCATAAAAACAGTACTCGGGGAATACAGGATCCATAATGCAAATGTCCTGATACGCGAAAATATCACAATCGACCAGCTTATAGATGCTATCCTTGATAACAGGAAATACCTGCCCGGAACAGTAGTTATAAATAAGATCGATCTTGCAGATGAATATGCCCTTCGTGTCTGTAAAGAAAAATTCCCGGATGCACTTCTGATTTCAGCGGATAAGAAGGTCCATATCGAGGAACTTAAGGACAGGCTCTTTGAAAACCTCGGATTTATCAGGATCTTTATGAAGCCGCAGGGCAAGGCTGCTGATATGGAGGAAGCCCTGATTATAAGATACGGCGCCACGATCGGCGATGTGTGCGACAAGCTTCACCGCGATTTCAGGAAACGATTCAGGTATGCACAGATCTGGGGTACATCGGCAAAGCATGAAGGACAGCGCGCCGGACTTGACCATATAATGGATGATAATGATATCCTGACGCTTGTTTTGAGGAGATGAAGGACGAGACCTCCTGAAAAGGAGTTAATGCATGAATACAAATAATAATAGATCTGTTCCTAAAACGCCACTCCTGACTGTGGATGCGCTGATAATTCATGAAGGGAAGCTTGTCCTTATACGGCGCCTGAATCCGCCGTTTAAAAACCAGTTCGCACTGCCGGGTGGATTTGTCGAGATCGGGGAAACTGTGGAAGCAGCAGCTGTTCGTGAAGCAAAAGAAGAAACAGGGCTTGATATAGAACTTGTCAGGCTTCTTGGCGTATATTCTGACCCTTCTCGCGATCCGAGGGGGCATACTGTAACTGTATGTTATCTTGCAAGAGGTTTCGGAAAGCTTAAAGCTGGTTCGGATGCTAAAGATATAAGGCTTTTTGGAATTAATGAAATACCCAAACTGGCATTTGATCATAATAAGATAATAGAAAACGCGAAGAGTGATATTAATGGAATTTTGTCCGAAATGTAAAAGCATGATGATGCCCGCCAAGAATATTTTTAAGTGCAGGAATATAAAGTGCGGGTTTGAAAAGAATATTAAGGAAAGCTTTGTTTCAACTACTGAAATGAAAGAAAGGGAAGTTACTGTTCTTGAAGAAAGGGAAATGGGAATGCCCACAACACGGGCAAGGTGCGAGGACTGCGGGAATGATACCGCATACTGGTGGCTGAGGCAGCTCCGTTCTGCCGATGAAAGCGAGGTCAGGTTCTTTCGATGCACGAAATGCGGGAAGACGTGGAGAGAGTATAATTAGAACATAATGTGAATTAAAAGGTTCAAAATCTGAATAAATCTTATTACCAATCCGGCCAATTCAACCCCTCATGAAGCAAAAACTCACAGTTGACCTTGAGAAAGACCTGAAGCTCCCCGGAAACGTATGGAGATTCGGGGACGATATTGACACGGATGCCGTTATTCCGGGCAAATATCTCACTATCAATAAACCTGATGAACTTGCCAGGCACGCTTTTGAAGGCGTGCGTCCCGAATTTGCGCGGGGTGTTAAAGCCGGGGACATCATTGTTGCAGGTTTTAATTTCGGATGCGGCTCATCGCGGGAACATGCGCCGCTTGCATTAAAAGGCGCCATGGTTAAATGCATTATCGCAAAATCATTTGCACGGATATTTTTCAGGAATGCGATCAATATCGGATTACCACTTCTTGAGTGCCCTGATACTGATAAGATCGAAGAGGGCGATCATATCGAGGTTGATTTCGGATCAGGGTTGATCACCAATGTGACCAAAAAAGAAACCTACCAGGCAACACCGCTTCCTGATTTTGTGCGAGGCATAGTTGATGCGGGCGGCCTTATCGGGTATGCGCAGAAAATGATTGAGTGAAAATAAAACCGAGAAGAACATTGTTGCTACATTTTGCGACCTTTGCGGTTAATAAAGCTGATTTGTTATGTTTATCAGGGATTTAAATGAATGTGAAGAATTCAGGGCCGGGGATAATTCAATCCTTCGCGAACTTTTACATCCCGACAGGGCAGAAATTGCAATCAATTATAGTCTTGCCCATGCGATCATAAAGCCGGGCCAGACATCCTTACCTCATA
This Candidatus Methanoperedens sp. DNA region includes the following protein-coding sequences:
- a CDS encoding GTP-binding protein — its product is MAIEEEIRAIEEEISKTKYNKATEGHIGRLKSKVAHLRDEVQKRASSKSGGEGFSVKKSGDASVVLVGFPSVGKSTLLNSLTGTESTVAAYEFTTLDVVPGAMEHKGATIQVLDVPGLVRGAASGRGRGKEVIAVIRNADLAVILLDVFQLVHYDVLLQELYEAGIRVNSRPPDITIKKKARGGVTISSTVDLDLDEDTIKTVLGEYRIHNANVLIRENITIDQLIDAILDNRKYLPGTVVINKIDLADEYALRVCKEKFPDALLISADKKVHIEELKDRLFENLGFIRIFMKPQGKAADMEEALIIRYGATIGDVCDKLHRDFRKRFRYAQIWGTSAKHEGQRAGLDHIMDDNDILTLVLRR
- a CDS encoding NUDIX hydrolase; amino-acid sequence: MNTNNNRSVPKTPLLTVDALIIHEGKLVLIRRLNPPFKNQFALPGGFVEIGETVEAAAVREAKEETGLDIELVRLLGVYSDPSRDPRGHTVTVCYLARGFGKLKAGSDAKDIRLFGINEIPKLAFDHNKIIENAKSDINGILSEM
- a CDS encoding transcription factor S, producing the protein MEFCPKCKSMMMPAKNIFKCRNIKCGFEKNIKESFVSTTEMKEREVTVLEEREMGMPTTRARCEDCGNDTAYWWLRQLRSADESEVRFFRCTKCGKTWREYN
- a CDS encoding 3-isopropylmalate dehydratase small subunit, with amino-acid sequence MKQKLTVDLEKDLKLPGNVWRFGDDIDTDAVIPGKYLTINKPDELARHAFEGVRPEFARGVKAGDIIVAGFNFGCGSSREHAPLALKGAMVKCIIAKSFARIFFRNAINIGLPLLECPDTDKIEEGDHIEVDFGSGLITNVTKKETYQATPLPDFVRGIVDAGGLIGYAQKMIE